The Xiphophorus maculatus strain JP 163 A chromosome 23, X_maculatus-5.0-male, whole genome shotgun sequence genome contains a region encoding:
- the LOC102231064 gene encoding sideroflexin-5 isoform X2 — protein MAESAACPAFQLGRPRYDQSSFLGRLRHFVDIIDPSTLFVSEKKLKECIKLLDDYKHNTLPPGVSADQLWEAQKIKQAIIHPDTGEKIFMPFRMSGYVPFGTPIVIGLLLPNQTVMSTIIWQWLNQSHNACVNYANRNATKPTPTSKFLEGYVGAVTSAVSIAVGLNVLIQKANNLSPGTRMIIQRFVPFPAVASANICNVALMRHNELSEGVDVLDNNGIVVGSSKIAARHAIMETAFTRVVLPMPIFVLPPIIMSYLERLRFLQRNRRLLLPIHSVVCLVTFGLSLPVAISLFPQMSQIEVSCLEPEIAMATDCKVLTYNKGL, from the exons AGTTCATTCCTTGGACGTCTGAGACACTTTGTTGACATCATTGATCCCAGCACCCTGTTTGTCTCAGAG aaaaagttaaaagaatGCATCAAACTCCTTGATGactacaaacacaacacactTCCTCCTGGAGTGTCTGCAGATCAG TTGTGGGAAGCCCAGAAGATTAAACAG GCCATCATTCACCCTGACACAGGAGAGAAGATCTTCATGCCATTTCGAATGTCAG GTTATGTGCCATTCGGAACACCAATT GTCATTGGCCTTCTCCTCCCAAATCAGACTGTGATGTCTACCATTATCTGGCAG tggCTGAACCAGAGTCACAATGCCTGCGTGAACTATGCCAACCGGAATGCCACAAAG ccTACTCCTACATCTAAGTTTCTGGAAGGCTATGTCGGAGCTGTGACCAGTGCTGTCTCTATTGCA gtGGGACTGAATGTGCTGATTCAGAAGGCCAACAATCTGAGCCCTGGCACCAGAATGATCATCCAGAGATTTGTCCCCTTCCCAGCTGTAG CAAGTGCAAACATCTGTAATGTAGCCCTGATGAGACACAACGAGCTATCTGAAGGTGTCGATGTTCTGGACAACAACGGCATCGTGGTGGGATCCTCCAAAATTGCTGCTCGACAT GCAATAATGGAGACCGCCTTCACACGTGTGGTTCTTCCTATGCCAATCTTCGTGCTGCCGCCCATCATCATGTCCTACCTCGAAAG GCTGCGATTCCTGCAGAGAAACCGCAGACTTCTGCTGCCCATCCACAGCGTTGTGTGCCTGGTTACGTTCGGCCTCTCGCTGCCCGTGGCCATCAGCCTCTTCCCTCAGATGTCTCAG ATTGAGGTATCTTGCCTTGAGCCGGAGATTGCCATGGCAACGGATTGCAAAGTGTTGACCTACAACAAAGGTTTATGA
- the LOC102231064 gene encoding sideroflexin-5 isoform X1, with the protein MAESAACPAFQLGRPRYDQSSFLGRLRHFVDIIDPSTLFVSEKKLKECIKLLDDYKHNTLPPGVSADQLWEAQKIKQAIIHPDTGEKIFMPFRMSGYVPFGTPIVIGLLLPNQTVMSTIIWQWLNQSHNACVNYANRNATKPTPTSKFLEGYVGAVTSAVSIAVGLNVLIQKANNLSPGTRMIIQRFVPFPAVASANICNVALMRHNELSEGVDVLDNNGIVVGSSKIAARHAIMETAFTRVVLPMPIFVLPPIIMSYLERLRFLQRNRRLLLPIHSVVCLVTFGLSLPVAISLFPQMSQVRHVQLLSRPDGSWSSWEDIHIKHTPLNSHRACRLLFSTQLSKNDFQGETQRYTA; encoded by the exons AGTTCATTCCTTGGACGTCTGAGACACTTTGTTGACATCATTGATCCCAGCACCCTGTTTGTCTCAGAG aaaaagttaaaagaatGCATCAAACTCCTTGATGactacaaacacaacacactTCCTCCTGGAGTGTCTGCAGATCAG TTGTGGGAAGCCCAGAAGATTAAACAG GCCATCATTCACCCTGACACAGGAGAGAAGATCTTCATGCCATTTCGAATGTCAG GTTATGTGCCATTCGGAACACCAATT GTCATTGGCCTTCTCCTCCCAAATCAGACTGTGATGTCTACCATTATCTGGCAG tggCTGAACCAGAGTCACAATGCCTGCGTGAACTATGCCAACCGGAATGCCACAAAG ccTACTCCTACATCTAAGTTTCTGGAAGGCTATGTCGGAGCTGTGACCAGTGCTGTCTCTATTGCA gtGGGACTGAATGTGCTGATTCAGAAGGCCAACAATCTGAGCCCTGGCACCAGAATGATCATCCAGAGATTTGTCCCCTTCCCAGCTGTAG CAAGTGCAAACATCTGTAATGTAGCCCTGATGAGACACAACGAGCTATCTGAAGGTGTCGATGTTCTGGACAACAACGGCATCGTGGTGGGATCCTCCAAAATTGCTGCTCGACAT GCAATAATGGAGACCGCCTTCACACGTGTGGTTCTTCCTATGCCAATCTTCGTGCTGCCGCCCATCATCATGTCCTACCTCGAAAG GCTGCGATTCCTGCAGAGAAACCGCAGACTTCTGCTGCCCATCCACAGCGTTGTGTGCCTGGTTACGTTCGGCCTCTCGCTGCCCGTGGCCATCAGCCTCTTCCCTCAGATGTCTCAGGTACGGCATGTTCAGCTGCTCTCAAGGCCAGATGGCTCATGGAGCAGCTGGGAAGATATTCACATTAAACATACTCCACTTAACTCCCACAGGGCCTGCAGGCTTCTGTTCTCTACTCAGCTCTCTAAAAATGACTTTCAAGGTGAAACCCAGAGGTACACAGCTTAA
- the LOC102231064 gene encoding sideroflexin-5 isoform X3 has product MAESAACPAFQLGRPRYDQSSFLGRLRHFVDIIDPSTLFVSEKKLKECIKLLDDYKHNTLPPGVSADQLWEAQKIKQAIIHPDTGEKIFMPFRMSGYVPFGTPIVIGLLLPNQTVMSTIIWQWLNQSHNACVNYANRNATKPTPTSKFLEGYVGAVTSAVSIAVGLNVLIQKANNLSPGTRMIIQRFVPFPAVASANICNVALMRHNELSEGVDVLDNNGIVVGSSKIAARHAIMETAFTRVVLPMPIFVLPPIIMSYLERLRFLQRNRRLLLPIHSVVCLVTFGLSLPVAISLFPQMSQGLQASVLYSAL; this is encoded by the exons AGTTCATTCCTTGGACGTCTGAGACACTTTGTTGACATCATTGATCCCAGCACCCTGTTTGTCTCAGAG aaaaagttaaaagaatGCATCAAACTCCTTGATGactacaaacacaacacactTCCTCCTGGAGTGTCTGCAGATCAG TTGTGGGAAGCCCAGAAGATTAAACAG GCCATCATTCACCCTGACACAGGAGAGAAGATCTTCATGCCATTTCGAATGTCAG GTTATGTGCCATTCGGAACACCAATT GTCATTGGCCTTCTCCTCCCAAATCAGACTGTGATGTCTACCATTATCTGGCAG tggCTGAACCAGAGTCACAATGCCTGCGTGAACTATGCCAACCGGAATGCCACAAAG ccTACTCCTACATCTAAGTTTCTGGAAGGCTATGTCGGAGCTGTGACCAGTGCTGTCTCTATTGCA gtGGGACTGAATGTGCTGATTCAGAAGGCCAACAATCTGAGCCCTGGCACCAGAATGATCATCCAGAGATTTGTCCCCTTCCCAGCTGTAG CAAGTGCAAACATCTGTAATGTAGCCCTGATGAGACACAACGAGCTATCTGAAGGTGTCGATGTTCTGGACAACAACGGCATCGTGGTGGGATCCTCCAAAATTGCTGCTCGACAT GCAATAATGGAGACCGCCTTCACACGTGTGGTTCTTCCTATGCCAATCTTCGTGCTGCCGCCCATCATCATGTCCTACCTCGAAAG GCTGCGATTCCTGCAGAGAAACCGCAGACTTCTGCTGCCCATCCACAGCGTTGTGTGCCTGGTTACGTTCGGCCTCTCGCTGCCCGTGGCCATCAGCCTCTTCCCTCAGATGTCTCAG GGCCTGCAGGCTTCTGTTCTCTACTCAGCTCTCTAA